The following coding sequences are from one Capsicum annuum cultivar UCD-10X-F1 chromosome 3, UCD10Xv1.1, whole genome shotgun sequence window:
- the LOC107866550 gene encoding LOW QUALITY PROTEIN: anthocyanidin 3-O-glucosyltransferase 2 (The sequence of the model RefSeq protein was modified relative to this genomic sequence to represent the inferred CDS: inserted 2 bases in 1 codon): MKELIFIPLAGLGHLVSAIEFAKQILKRDENFSISVLIMKLPLDYGVQNFIHSLNSQPRLKFVDITLDEQTSSGFLKNHETFLYDFIDGHKSLVREYVHNISKTSSCSGFILDMFCTSMIDMANEFNVPSYIYFASNAAFLGLCLHFEVLRNEQNLDTSKYMNSNEELSIPSFKNXCPTNVLPEHLLDSRVASKLFFNGIRRFKETKGIIVNTFFELESFSLQALSNSEMRVPKIYPVGPVVSFEKSGHCLSNPSETESIIKWLDDQQDSSVVFLCFGSMGSFEAEQIKEIATALEHFGHRFLWSLRKSPPKGKVDIPTTYNNYEEVLPEGFLERTKEIGKIIGWAPQVTILSHPSIGGFVSHCGWNSILESVYFGVPIATWPIYAEQQMNAFLLVKELGLAEEIKLDYVVDFEGKNSQVDIVRAQDIERGLIRLMVKSEENEVRKRVKEMRAKSRVAMAEGGSSYNSLGLLIEDVNTNNIS, from the exons ATGAAAGAATTAATTTTCATTCCTCTAGCAGGATTAGGTCACCTAGTATCAGCCATTGAATTTgcaaaacaaatactaaaaagaGATGAAAATTTTTCCATTTCTGTTCTCATAATGAAACTTCCTTTAGACTATGGGGTACAAAATTTCattcattctctcaattctcaaCCCCGTTTGAAATTCGTCGATATCACTCTAGATGAACAAACATCTTCTGGATTCCTCAAGAACCACGAGACGTTCCTCTATGATTTCATCGATGGTCACAAATCACTCGTACGAGAATATGTTCACAACATTTCCAAAACAAGTTCGTGTTCTGGTTTCATTCTTGACATGTTTTGTACCTCGATGATTGACATGGCCAACGAGTTTAATGTCCCGAGTTATATTTACTTTGCTTCAAACGCTGCTTTTCTTGGCTTATGTCTTCATTTCGAAGTCCTGAGAAATGAACAAAATTTAGACACGTCTAAGTACATGAACTCGAATGAGGAATTATCGATCCCAAGTTTTAAAAA CTGTCCTACTAATGTTTTGCCTGAGCATTTGTTAGATTCAAGAGTCGCGTCAAAGCTGTTTTTTAATGGAATTCGTCGATTCAAAGAGACTAAAGGGATTATTGTTAATACATTTTTCGAGCTTGAATCGTTTTCTCTTCAGGCTCTATCGAATTCTGAGATGAGGGTTCCAAAAATTTATCCAGTTGGTCCAGTGGTTAGTTTTGAAAAAAGCGGTCATTGTCTAAGTAATCCATCGGAGACTGAAAGtattattaagtggttagatgaTCAACAGGATTCATCTGTAGTGTTTTTGTGCTTTGGTAGTATGGGAAGTTTTGAAGCAGAACAGATCAAAGAAATTGCAACTGCACTAGAGCATTTTGGTCACAG GTTTTTGTGGTCTTTAAGAAAATCTCCACCAAAGGGAAAAGTAGATATACCAACAACTTACAACAACTATGAAGAAGTGCTGCCAGAAGGATTCTTGGAGAGAACAAAAGAGATTGGAAAAATAATAGGATGGGCACCGCAAGTAACGATATTATCCCATCCATCGATAGGAGGATTTGTGTCACATTGTGGATGGAATTCAATTCTAGAAAGTGTGTATTTTGGTGTGCCAATTGCAACTTGGCCAATCTATGCAGAACAACAAATGAATGCATTCTTGTTAGTGAAAGAATTGGGACTCGCTGAGGAGATAAAATTGGACTATGTTGTTGATTTCGAGGGGAAAAATAGTCAAGTTGATATAGTGCGCGCTCAAGATATTGAACGCGGTTTAATAAGGTTGATGGTAAAAAGCGAAGAGAATGAAGTGAGGAAAAGAGTAAAGGAAATGAGGGCGAAGAGCCGAGTAGCTATGGCGGAAGGGGGATCATCTTATAACTCTCTTGGACTTCTAATTGAGGATGTAAACACCAATAACATTTCCTAA